Proteins encoded by one window of Arachis hypogaea cultivar Tifrunner chromosome 1, arahy.Tifrunner.gnm2.J5K5, whole genome shotgun sequence:
- the LOC112801781 gene encoding uncharacterized protein, protein MAATATAEAGSQWPFSCDLEVDFGHEQHADIVCAALAVDKELQPDKVKRLMTVSHGKLSAHFEATEARFLRASFSAFVDVLTLATKTIEEFGQEMEL, encoded by the exons ATGGCTgccacagcaacagcagaagctGGATCCCAATGGCCATTCAGctg tgacctagaagtggattttggACATGAACAACATGCTGATATCGTATGCGCAGCCTTAGCTGTTGATAAGGAG TTGCAACCAGACAAGGTGAAACGACTCATGACAGTGTCTCATGGAAAGCTTTCAGC GCATTTTGAGGCAACAGAAGCAAGATTTCTTCGAGCATCTTTTAGTGCTTTTGTAGATGTCCTTACACTGGCCACAAAAACAATcgaagaatttggtcaagaaatgGAGTTGTGA
- the LOC112801764 gene encoding uncharacterized protein, with translation MASSQERGAYRANCFAQDFRKPNSSDQPSSFLKDLESDWPHSSSVDDHDLNSDRSTTGKRWWLNVKTNMGRRASYTSQPHYSWQSEQCAVYGFVDDDIKLGGDQSDFDALSYAESANVAVDHPWYASPTCVKTSSNTKMSKTEASLHNDFHLTAKKKQQKEFCFSDGHFMDCDIADFLSYEQSKTSASDLESHLMGAEKTGPWWRTAGKDELASLVAQKSIDHIENCDLPQPQTKHIKQKPSVDLDKTPLSSIDWRAKTGSPNINSCTSGTPTSGYSYQDLNMNFCSSQSKDSISSSEDRQTNSENSSVSDLLEALCHSQKRAREAEKAAQQAYSEKEHLLSLFFRQASQLFAYKQWFHILQLENLCFQLPNINQPLLNLIPASLPWMPMKEMQLKKKSHRRNGNKKCGIGKCVVAFAVGLGLSGAGLILGWTWTMGWMFPSL, from the exons ATGGCATCATCACAAGAGAGGGGTGCTTATAGAGCTAATTGTTTTGCTCAAGATTTTAGGAAGCCTAATTCTTCTGATCAACCATCATCATTTTTGAAAGATTTAGAATCTGATTGGCCGCATAGTAGTTCTGTTGATGATCATGATTTGAATTCTGATAGATCAACAACAGGAAAGAGATGGTGGCTGAATGTGAAAACCAACATGGGGAGAAGAGCAAGTTATACATCTCAGCCTCACTATTCTTGGCAGTCTGAGCAGTGTGCCGTGTATGGTTTTGTTGATGATGATATCAAACTTGGGGGAGATCAATCTGATTTTGATGCTCTTTCATATGCCGAAAGCGCCAATGTAGCCGTAGATCACCCATGGTATGCCTCTCCAACATGCGTGAAAACCAGCAGCAATACCAAGATGTCGAAAACCGAGGCTTCACTGCATAATGATTTTCATTTAACAGCTAAGAAGAAACAACAGAAAGAATTCTGTTTCTCTGATGGTCATTTTATGGACTGTGATATTGCTGATTTTTTGTCCTATGAACAAAGTAAAACGTCAGCTTCTGATCTGGAGTCACATTTGATGGGAGCAGAGAAAACCGGGCCTTGGTGGCGCACTGCTGGAAAAGACGAGTTGGCTTCCTTGGTTGCTCAAAAGTCAATTGACCATATAGAGAATTGTGATCTCCCTCAGCCACAAACTAAACATATTAAGCAGAAGCCCAGTGTTGACCTTGACAAAACTCCACTATCATCTATAGACTGGAGAGCCAAGACTGGTTCTCCCAATATCAATAGTTGTACATCTGGAACTCCCACCTCTGGCTATTCTTATCAGGATTTAAACATGAATTTCTG TTCCAGCCAGAGCAAGGATTCTATTTCGAGCAGCGAGGATCGGCAAACAAATTCTGAGAACAGTagcgtgtctgacttgttggaagCATTGTGCCACTCCCAAAAAAGAGCAAGGGAGGCCGAAAAAGCAGCGCAACAAGCATACAGTGAGAAGGAGCACCTTCTGAGCCTCTTTTTCAGACAGGCCTCGCAACTCTTTGCTTACAAGCAATGGTTTCACATCCTGCAGCTGGAGAATCTGTGCTTTCAACTCCCAAACATAAACCAGCCTTTGTTGAATCTGATTCCAGCATCATTACCTTGGATGCCAATGAAGGAAATGCAGCTGAAGAAGAAGAGTCATCGCAGAAATGGTAACAAAAAATGTGGGATTGGAAAATGTGTTGTTGCTTTTGCTGTGGGTTTAGGCCTTTCTGGTGCTGGTTTGATTCTTGGTTGGACTTGGACCATGGGATGGATGTTTCCTTCATTATAA
- the LOC112801793 gene encoding uncharacterized protein isoform X2 — MIRVGKKDDAVDLLNANYEVVKDRMNAGAKGIEEAALLDVIALGYVAVGDLKTIGSLLNVMKEVIDNLKDDSPHLDLILMHMGSMYSTLSKFGKSLDTYQRAFNIMERTYGKDSPFLVTPYLAMAKVLGSTGKATKAIEKYQCAITILESKRGAESKDLVVPLLGLGNLLLKERRVNDAETHFTRVLDIYTKSYGQNDGRIGLAMTSLAQVKCAQGKPDEAIHLYERALHVMNDSNYLSPDDSIMEKMRVDLAELLHAVGRAQEGRELLEECLLITERHKGKGHPSLVTHMINLATSYSQSKNYAEAEHLLRRSLEIMIKQKGSDDPSVSFPMLQLAVTLYHLKQDEEAEKLALDALRICEKTFGEDSLPVGEALDCLVSIQTRVGKDESELLVLLRRILDIQEKEFGYESEEVLVTLKKIVSFLDKLGRSDEMLPLQRRLSLLRKKYKQMIYH; from the exons ATGATTAGGGTGGGAAAAAAGGATGATGCTGTTGACCTACTTAATGCAAATTATGAAGTGGTAAAAGATCGGATGAATGCTGGCGCTAAAGGCATTGAAGAAGCTGCACTTCTGGATGTCATAGCGTTGGGTTATGTGGCTGTTGGAGACCTAAAAACTATTGGTTCTCTGTTGAATGTG ATGAAAGAAGTGATTGACAATTTGAAGGATGACTCACCACATCTAGATTTGATACTAATGCATATGGGAAGTATGTATTCAACTTTGAGCAAGTTTGGAAAATCACTGGACACTTATCAAAGGGCTTTCAACATTATGGAAAGGACTTATG GTAAGGACAGCCCTTTTCTTGTCACACCCTATTTGGCTATGGCAAAGGTTCTTGGTTCAACTGGAAAAGCAACAAAAGCCATAGAGAAATACCAGTGTGCAATAACTATTTTGGAGTCTAAGAGAGGTGCTGAAAGTAAGGATTTGGTTGTACCTTTACTTGGTCTTGGGAATCTTTTACTGAAAGAAAGAAGAGTCAATGATGCAGAAACTCATTTTACTAG GGTTCTAGACATATACACAAAGTCATACGGGCAAAATGATGGAAGAATCGGATTGGCCATGACTTCCCTAGCCCAAGTTAAGTGTGCTCAAG GGAAGCCAGATGAAGCAATCCATTTGTATGAACGTGCGCTTCATGTCATGAATGATTCCAATTACTTGTCGCCAGATGACAGCATCATGGAAAAGATGAGGGTAGATCTTGCTGAGTTGCTTCATGCTGTTGGGAG AGCACAAGAAGGCAGAGAGTTATTAGAGGAATGCTTATTAATCACAGAGAGGCACAAAGGAAAGGGTCACCCCAGCTTAGTGACACACATGATAAATCTTGCAACTTCATATTCCCAATCGAAGAATTACGCAGAGGCTGAGCACTTGTTGAGAAGAAGTTTGGAAATAATGATAAAGCAGAAGGGAAGCGATGACCCGTCAGTCAGCTTTCCAATGTTGCAACTTGCAGTTACGCTCTACCATTTGAAACAAGATGAAGAAGCTGAGAAACTGGCACTGGATGCTTTGCGCATCTGTGAGAAGACTTTTGGAGAAGATTCTCTTCCAGTTG GGGAGGCTTTGGACTGTTTGGTGTCTATTCAAACCCGAGTTGGTAAAGATGAGAGTGAGTTACTTGTGCTACTTAGGAGGATTCTAGATATACAAGAGAAGGAATTTGGATATGAGAGTGAGGAGGTTTTGGTTACACTAAAAAAGATTGTGTCCTTCTTGGATAAACTAGGGAGAAGTGATGAAATGCTTCCCTTGCAGAGAAGGTTGTCTTTGCTTAGGAAGAAGTATAAGCAGATGATTTATCACTGA
- the LOC112801793 gene encoding uncharacterized protein isoform X1, whose amino-acid sequence MEPSASFLAPSFTPFRGSKEVPRMFSVCELKSIACFPISNNRKENHTSKLYIIPIKTVARFFASRASLESLQFGETSRRTNANENQRINEFERELNELFDEVKRMIRVGKKDDAVDLLNANYEVVKDRMNAGAKGIEEAALLDVIALGYVAVGDLKTIGSLLNVMKEVIDNLKDDSPHLDLILMHMGSMYSTLSKFGKSLDTYQRAFNIMERTYGKDSPFLVTPYLAMAKVLGSTGKATKAIEKYQCAITILESKRGAESKDLVVPLLGLGNLLLKERRVNDAETHFTRVLDIYTKSYGQNDGRIGLAMTSLAQVKCAQGKPDEAIHLYERALHVMNDSNYLSPDDSIMEKMRVDLAELLHAVGRAQEGRELLEECLLITERHKGKGHPSLVTHMINLATSYSQSKNYAEAEHLLRRSLEIMIKQKGSDDPSVSFPMLQLAVTLYHLKQDEEAEKLALDALRICEKTFGEDSLPVGEALDCLVSIQTRVGKDESELLVLLRRILDIQEKEFGYESEEVLVTLKKIVSFLDKLGRSDEMLPLQRRLSLLRKKYKQMIYH is encoded by the exons ATGGAACCTTCAGCTTCGTTTCTTGCTCCCTCTTTCACTCCATTCAG GGGTAGCAAAGAGGTTCCACGTATGTTTTCAGTGTGTGAGTTGAAAAGCATAGCATGCTTCCCAATTAGTAATAACAGAAAGGAGAATCACACTTCAAAGCTTTACATTATACCCATCAAGACTGTTGCTCGCTTCTTTGCCTCAAGAGCTTCACTTGAGTCCTTGCAGTTTGGTGAGACTTCCCGACGCACCAATGCTAATGAAAATCAGAG AATAAACGAATTTGAGAGAGAGTTGAACGAATTGTTTGATGAAGTGAAAAGAATGATTAGGGTGGGAAAAAAGGATGATGCTGTTGACCTACTTAATGCAAATTATGAAGTGGTAAAAGATCGGATGAATGCTGGCGCTAAAGGCATTGAAGAAGCTGCACTTCTGGATGTCATAGCGTTGGGTTATGTGGCTGTTGGAGACCTAAAAACTATTGGTTCTCTGTTGAATGTG ATGAAAGAAGTGATTGACAATTTGAAGGATGACTCACCACATCTAGATTTGATACTAATGCATATGGGAAGTATGTATTCAACTTTGAGCAAGTTTGGAAAATCACTGGACACTTATCAAAGGGCTTTCAACATTATGGAAAGGACTTATG GTAAGGACAGCCCTTTTCTTGTCACACCCTATTTGGCTATGGCAAAGGTTCTTGGTTCAACTGGAAAAGCAACAAAAGCCATAGAGAAATACCAGTGTGCAATAACTATTTTGGAGTCTAAGAGAGGTGCTGAAAGTAAGGATTTGGTTGTACCTTTACTTGGTCTTGGGAATCTTTTACTGAAAGAAAGAAGAGTCAATGATGCAGAAACTCATTTTACTAG GGTTCTAGACATATACACAAAGTCATACGGGCAAAATGATGGAAGAATCGGATTGGCCATGACTTCCCTAGCCCAAGTTAAGTGTGCTCAAG GGAAGCCAGATGAAGCAATCCATTTGTATGAACGTGCGCTTCATGTCATGAATGATTCCAATTACTTGTCGCCAGATGACAGCATCATGGAAAAGATGAGGGTAGATCTTGCTGAGTTGCTTCATGCTGTTGGGAG AGCACAAGAAGGCAGAGAGTTATTAGAGGAATGCTTATTAATCACAGAGAGGCACAAAGGAAAGGGTCACCCCAGCTTAGTGACACACATGATAAATCTTGCAACTTCATATTCCCAATCGAAGAATTACGCAGAGGCTGAGCACTTGTTGAGAAGAAGTTTGGAAATAATGATAAAGCAGAAGGGAAGCGATGACCCGTCAGTCAGCTTTCCAATGTTGCAACTTGCAGTTACGCTCTACCATTTGAAACAAGATGAAGAAGCTGAGAAACTGGCACTGGATGCTTTGCGCATCTGTGAGAAGACTTTTGGAGAAGATTCTCTTCCAGTTG GGGAGGCTTTGGACTGTTTGGTGTCTATTCAAACCCGAGTTGGTAAAGATGAGAGTGAGTTACTTGTGCTACTTAGGAGGATTCTAGATATACAAGAGAAGGAATTTGGATATGAGAGTGAGGAGGTTTTGGTTACACTAAAAAAGATTGTGTCCTTCTTGGATAAACTAGGGAGAAGTGATGAAATGCTTCCCTTGCAGAGAAGGTTGTCTTTGCTTAGGAAGAAGTATAAGCAGATGATTTATCACTGA
- the LOC112801811 gene encoding uncharacterized protein, whose protein sequence is MVREQTAVSFYNKMRESASKSSSTPLLIFPSTSDVDSLCALKIIFHILESDGLQYSCYPVSSFNEIYNYAGPTLASAAENGDYVSMLLINWGCHRDLQKTLNLPPSARIFVVDSHRPIHLNNISQENESVVVLFTDEDEKIADLVYSFDITLAELANASYMCRESNELEESEEDSDESDEEDSENSNDDEDQQGSRRKRRRVSDSDPVQFFKKQVKRYYKLGTFHGKPSGCLMYELADSLRKNTNELLWLSCVSLTDQFVHERLSDERYRDGVAELEDRIRCAGNLDVVTSVTLKDGTKIRAPHSCKIACEDEPRLMLLKEWSLFDSMLCSSYIATKLKTWSDNGVKKLNLLLARMGFALVDCQQKFQYMSMEVKKKMKHEFERFLPEYGLTDFYYRSFLRIHGYSSRVSAADVVYGVTALLESFVKSDGSCASKQFGVAYDALSLSNLDKLKAGMQHAIRIQRAILRQGSTAITKNGCIRSGRKFRWVKLEDSVDTKLLGYPQALTKFCYFLMDALREKGARMKPLLCACLSQEPNRMLIVGVYGKPRLAGAQGNAFGIAFRNAAEEIGAEFFHELFESSWILLDSSTVNSFMIRLTEKL, encoded by the coding sequence ATGGTGAGAGAGCAAACGGCCGTTTCCTTCTACAACAAGATGCGGGAATCGGCATCCAAGTCGTCCTCCACGCCGCTCCTCATCTTCCCTTCAACCTCCGATGTCGACTCACTTTGCGCCCTCAAGATCATCTTCCACATCCTCGAGTCCGATGGCCTCCAATACTCCTGCTACCCGGTCTCTTCCTTCAACGAGATCTACAACTACGCCGGCCCCACCCTTGCCTCCGCCGCTGAAAACGGTGACTATGTCTCAATGCTCTTAATCAACTGGGGCTGCCACAGGGACCTACAGAAGACTCTCAATTTGCCTCCCTCCGCCCGCATCTTTGTTGTAGATAGCCACCGCCCCATCCATCTCAACAATATCAGCCAAGAAAATGAATCAGTGGTTGTTTTGTTTACTGATGAGGATGAGAAGATAGCGGATCTTGTTTACAGTTTTGATATTACCCTTGCTGAGTTGGCCAATGCGAGCTACATGTGCAGGGAAAGCAATGAATTGGAAGAATCCGAAGAGGATTCGGATGAATCGGATGAGGAAGATAGCGAAAATAGCAACGATGATGAAGATCAACAGGGATCtaggagaaagaggagaagggtTTCGGATTCTGATCCGGTTCAGTTTTTTAAGAAGCAGGTTAAGAGGTATTATAAGTTGGGGACTTTTCACGGGAAGCCTTCCGGGTGTTTGATGTATGAACTGGCTGATTCGCTACGTAAGAATACAAATGAGTTGCTGTGGTTGTCTTGTGTATCTCTTACTGACCAGTTTGTCCATGAGAGGTTGAGTGATGAGAGATACCGTGACGGTGTGGCGGAGCTAGAGGACCGTATAAGATGTGCTGGGAACTTGGATGTGGTTACATCAGTCACTCTCAAGGATGGGACTAAGATTCGGGCACCACATTCCTGCAAGATTGCTTGTGAGGATGAGCCTAGGCTTATGTTGTTGAAGGAGTGGAGCTTGTTTGATTCAATGTTGTGCTCATCCTACATTGCAACCAAGTTGAAGACTTGGAGCGATAATGGGGTCAAGAAGCTGAACCTTCTGCTGGCTAGGATGGGGTTTGCACTTGTCGATTGCCAGCAGAAGTTCCAGTACATGAGTATGGAggtaaagaagaagatgaaacatGAATTTGAGCGGTTTTTGCCAGAATATGGACTTACTGATTTCTATTATAGGAGTTTCTTGAGGATACATGGGTATAGCTCAAGGGTGTCTGCCGCGGATGTGGTGTATGGAGTGACTGCCCTACTTGAATCGTTTGTGAAATCAGATGGCTCTTGTGCATCCAAGCAATTCGGGGTGGCTTATGATGCATTGTCTTTAAGCAATCTTGATAAGCTCAAGGCCGGGATGCAACACGCAATTAGGATTCAGAGAGCTATCTTAAGGCAAGGTAGCACTGCGATTACAAAGAATGGGTGTATCAGAAGTGGGAGGAAGTTTCGGTGGGTGAAGCTTGAGGATTCGGTTGACACCAAGTTGCTTGGTTATCCGCAGGCATTGACTAAGTTCTGTTATTTTCTTATGGATGCTTTGAGAGAGAAGGGGGCACGGATGAAGCCTTTGCTTTGTGCTTGCTTGTCTCAAGAACCCAATAGGATGTTGATTGTAGGCGTTTATGGGAAGCCTCGCCTGGCCGGAGCTCAGGGGAATGCATTTGGGATTGCGTTTAGGAATGCTGCTGAGGAGATTGGAGCAGAGTTCTTCCATGAGTTGTTTGAGTCATCATGGATTCTTCTTGACTCTTCTACTGTAAATTCGTTCATGATCAGGTTGACTGAGAAGCTATGA